Proteins from a genomic interval of Paenibacillus lentus:
- a CDS encoding RDD family protein, with protein MGIVVMEQDLTYWASREDGAVFVVLLTMASGILLPWLYYAILESSKLQGTFGKKALGIIVVDQNFERVSFGRASGRFWSRILSYLTLHVGYIMAAFTKKKQALHDLIAKTYVVNKAGLELSRYYPPVDQQGVHMEGQHV; from the coding sequence TTGGGCATAGTCGTAATGGAGCAGGATTTAACGTACTGGGCTTCGAGAGAGGACGGTGCAGTATTTGTTGTTTTGCTGACAATGGCCAGCGGGATATTGCTGCCTTGGTTGTATTATGCGATTTTGGAGTCTTCGAAGCTGCAGGGAACCTTCGGTAAAAAAGCACTGGGCATTATTGTTGTAGATCAAAATTTCGAACGTGTATCGTTTGGACGGGCGAGTGGCAGGTTTTGGAGCCGGATTCTATCCTATCTAACGCTCCATGTGGGTTATATTATGGCCGCCTTTACTAAGAAGAAGCAGGCCCTCCACGATCTGATTGCAAAGACTTATGTCGTAAATAAGGCAGGACTCGAACTGAGCAGATATTATCCTCCAGTGGATCAGCAGGGAGTTCATATGGAAGGCCAGCATGTGTGA
- a CDS encoding helix-turn-helix domain-containing protein: protein MHLTIRLSEVLKERGMTQKQLSELTGIRPAAISEICNNQRTSINREHIEKIADCLGIHDVRDIIRLEK, encoded by the coding sequence ATGCATCTGACTATTCGGTTGAGTGAAGTTTTAAAGGAACGTGGAATGACACAAAAGCAACTTTCAGAACTTACAGGCATCCGACCTGCGGCAATTAGCGAAATCTGCAACAACCAGAGAACCTCAATAAATCGTGAACATATTGAAAAAATTGCTGATTGCCTCGGCATTCACGATGTTAGAGATATTATCCGCCTTGAAAAATAA
- a CDS encoding DUF6809 family protein: MKSMLEALFYGDIRPEEQVIPRNPEYRSINRRLSEGMELWKEKLSSEDFNQLEAMLDLRSQSESIYATNTFINGFQLGALVMMEVYTAKEDLLQDIK; encoded by the coding sequence ATGAAAAGTATGCTGGAAGCCTTATTTTATGGCGATATCCGCCCGGAAGAGCAGGTCATTCCAAGAAATCCTGAGTATCGTAGTATAAACAGAAGGCTATCCGAAGGTATGGAATTGTGGAAAGAGAAACTATCTTCCGAAGATTTCAACCAACTTGAAGCAATGCTCGATTTACGCAGTCAGTCGGAGTCGATATATGCCACAAATACTTTCATAAATGGGTTTCAGCTTGGCGCACTAGTTATGATGGAGGTATATACGGCTAAGGAAGACCTTCTGCAGGATATAAAGTAA
- a CDS encoding DUF4280 domain-containing protein, with protein MDKYEYVVRGANIFCDCGSHLRKLNLPNSHGAYVNGKPMMNESDCIPEVNISNFGICSSPENQSGETVYLISMDGQEIQGKPCLLALLAGSKWEKTKEQAKVEGKSALTTESELHCSLGGVIRFNSSGQHEEE; from the coding sequence ATGGATAAGTATGAGTACGTTGTACGTGGCGCTAATATTTTTTGCGATTGTGGATCACATTTACGGAAACTGAATTTGCCGAATAGCCACGGGGCCTATGTTAATGGTAAGCCGATGATGAACGAATCGGATTGTATCCCCGAAGTAAATATTTCGAATTTTGGGATCTGCAGCAGTCCGGAAAATCAGAGTGGCGAGACGGTATACCTCATCTCGATGGATGGCCAGGAAATCCAGGGGAAGCCATGTCTGTTAGCTCTGTTAGCCGGAAGCAAATGGGAGAAAACCAAAGAGCAGGCAAAGGTAGAAGGGAAATCGGCACTGACCACGGAGTCAGAACTGCACTGCTCCTTAGGCGGGGTGATTCGCTTTAACAGTAGTGGTCAGCATGAAGAGGAGTAG
- the imm48 gene encoding Imm48 family immunity protein, with translation MSNFYELSEEEKQIIEDTKGKVAEITSEIFMLLNKQFDDTTELERQILATFCFGIINGIVFERDIPPLQAHSITHSLLVARFNYSEDQAEDFTQELINSTDEEYHPVMFSIIRRGIDGYRQYLNDDKAQLRVNIIEVLDIINSESD, from the coding sequence ATGTCTAATTTTTATGAGTTGAGTGAAGAAGAAAAACAAATAATTGAAGATACAAAAGGTAAAGTTGCAGAAATTACATCTGAGATATTTATGTTACTTAACAAGCAGTTTGATGATACAACTGAGCTTGAAAGGCAAATACTTGCAACTTTTTGTTTTGGTATCATAAATGGAATTGTTTTCGAAAGAGATATCCCCCCTTTGCAAGCACACTCTATAACTCATAGTCTTTTAGTTGCAAGATTTAATTATAGTGAGGATCAAGCAGAGGATTTTACTCAGGAATTAATTAACTCAACGGATGAAGAATATCATCCAGTTATGTTTTCTATTATTCGCAGAGGGATAGATGGATACCGTCAGTACCTAAATGATGATAAGGCACAGCTTAGAGTAAATATTATAGAGGTTCTTGATATTATTAATAGTGAAAGTGATTAG
- a CDS encoding DUF4280 domain-containing protein, protein MSESLPNTGIFGTMLKKSLVDELMNTDWRQRETYITRGAFMYCTKGTHEDVLNQPKVNGFYINKNPIMTVNDCKVSTSVAHEGSYLDNGFEEPGTVIDGNIHSFGFCRADAHPSKLYETTYNPTVMHREFSYDFDPDQPPSGANPNLENKTFPCVPKLISSSANPLKGSAMAQSLMGGEKAEAAKDAIMDYFDGLRWKNGSETLFINGVPALTSKSCLTCAYGGEIGFLSNGMDMPPFEFVEHNLKQG, encoded by the coding sequence ATGAGTGAAAGTTTACCGAATACCGGGATATTTGGGACAATGTTGAAAAAATCTTTAGTAGATGAATTAATGAACACCGATTGGCGGCAAAGAGAAACTTACATTACGCGCGGAGCCTTTATGTATTGTACGAAAGGGACTCATGAGGATGTATTAAATCAGCCTAAGGTCAATGGTTTTTATATCAATAAGAATCCGATTATGACGGTGAATGATTGTAAAGTATCGACTAGCGTAGCTCATGAAGGAAGTTATCTCGATAATGGTTTTGAGGAACCGGGGACGGTGATCGATGGGAATATTCATTCGTTTGGTTTTTGTAGGGCTGATGCGCATCCATCTAAACTGTATGAAACGACGTATAACCCGACAGTAATGCATCGGGAATTCTCGTATGATTTTGATCCGGATCAGCCACCATCAGGTGCGAATCCCAATTTGGAAAACAAGACATTTCCTTGCGTCCCTAAGCTTATTTCCAGCTCAGCCAATCCACTGAAAGGTAGTGCGATGGCCCAATCGTTAATGGGAGGCGAAAAGGCGGAGGCTGCAAAAGACGCTATTATGGATTATTTTGACGGACTACGCTGGAAAAATGGGAGTGAGACGTTGTTTATCAATGGAGTACCCGCACTAACAAGTAAATCCTGCTTGACTTGTGCTTACGGGGGGGAAATTGGTTTTCTGTCGAATGGGATGGACATGCCGCCCTTTGAATTTGTAGAGCACAATTTAAAGCAGGGATAG
- a CDS encoding pentapeptide repeat-containing protein: MNQQEAWARFVGEDVLPYRLQYILELHRYYLEHIDEITQTFLPIFDQLCHEVCQHQMNEKMQECLGIRISLLRTSILDGEPVYMLEAYDEQTIDCAQTTSYRYQAGWIFKYMAEWQQHCEEQRRKYAGKVEICGLEAWMNEQVNPFHLYMVHAVRYAMDQAVELTSFQNMVKGKQFDIRVGEYRDANVSESVYRLNKIMRSSITCKGWLENLLEHQYVHEHIAGVNLSLGNYQGINLNYARFEDVDFTRSNMQNSYLLGTRFERCSSDQVDFRHSVLIDADFRHCSLKNARFDHILASRDLMNEQHAVVFGVRGMLFQGANLTDASFRNAQVAGDFRGAILNEVDFSGADMTGSCMFKRDMNLVSLDESQRQSIRWIEEEEHSLGVF, from the coding sequence ATGAACCAGCAAGAAGCGTGGGCTCGTTTTGTCGGAGAAGATGTCCTGCCTTACCGATTACAGTACATTCTGGAGCTGCATCGCTATTACCTGGAGCATATAGATGAGATAACGCAAACGTTCTTGCCTATTTTTGATCAGTTGTGCCATGAGGTCTGTCAGCACCAGATGAATGAGAAGATGCAGGAATGCCTTGGAATTCGCATCTCGCTATTAAGGACGAGCATTCTTGACGGAGAGCCGGTCTATATGTTGGAAGCTTACGACGAGCAAACTATAGATTGTGCACAAACCACATCATATCGTTATCAGGCAGGATGGATATTCAAGTACATGGCCGAGTGGCAGCAGCATTGTGAGGAGCAGCGTCGTAAATATGCCGGGAAAGTTGAAATTTGCGGACTGGAAGCCTGGATGAACGAGCAAGTGAATCCCTTTCATCTTTATATGGTGCATGCTGTGCGTTATGCAATGGATCAAGCGGTGGAACTTACTTCTTTTCAAAATATGGTGAAAGGAAAGCAATTTGACATTCGTGTAGGCGAGTATCGTGATGCTAACGTCTCTGAATCTGTGTATCGGTTGAATAAAATCATGCGGTCATCGATCACTTGTAAAGGATGGCTGGAAAATTTGCTGGAGCATCAATATGTTCATGAGCACATCGCAGGGGTAAATCTATCACTCGGAAATTATCAAGGGATTAATTTAAACTATGCGCGATTTGAGGATGTTGATTTCACCAGAAGTAACATGCAGAACAGCTATTTGCTTGGTACGCGATTTGAACGATGTTCATCTGATCAGGTTGATTTTCGGCACAGTGTATTAATAGATGCGGATTTTCGTCATTGTAGTCTGAAAAATGCAAGGTTTGATCATATTCTCGCCAGCCGTGATCTCATGAACGAGCAGCATGCTGTTGTATTCGGAGTACGGGGAATGTTGTTCCAGGGAGCCAACCTCACCGATGCCAGCTTTCGTAACGCACAAGTGGCTGGAGATTTTAGAGGCGCCATTTTAAATGAAGTGGATTTTTCGGGAGCGGATATGACGGGAAGCTGTATGTTTAAGCGTGATATGAACTTGGTTTCCTTAGATGAATCTCAACGCCAGAGCATTCGATGGATAGAAGAGGAGGAGCATAGCCTTGGAGTATTTTAG
- a CDS encoding phage baseplate assembly protein V, with protein MSEVIYTSADIIVSNYKFERITELIIEKQVNEHAKLIISGIISEDMQDKYIEQANASDTIRVAVQDQEKVIPLFHGVITNISVQAARGVRSIAIEAHSLSILMDIRKETGSIQNKELSYKSLFHRIIANYPDSDVIDEASLGEKTGGLLVQYQETDWAFMRRLASHFHAPLIPVSSRTGIKLYVGLPDAVHPQKLDEYNYAINKDLRDYKLKSENGVKDISEQNSISYTVTSHKVFELGQAVTFQKRTLYVSHVETKLENGILSSLYDLKDAKGLRCRTEYPYALAGTSLFGTILDVAKDKVRVKLHIDQDQPVNEAMWFPYSTVYSSPDGSGWYCMPEKGDEVRLYFPDEQEKNAFAASSVDTDSSNPEKRSDPSVKSISTKYGKEIVFKPGAVEIIGGGQLLMKLTDDGGIEINSDKKISLSAMEDIEINGGAKILIQGESGIEFVQGNASLKVEDEVTLSGGRVNIE; from the coding sequence ATGAGCGAGGTCATCTATACGTCTGCAGATATTATAGTTTCGAATTATAAGTTCGAGAGAATTACGGAACTCATCATTGAAAAACAGGTGAACGAACATGCCAAGCTAATTATTAGCGGCATTATTTCTGAAGATATGCAGGATAAGTATATTGAACAAGCCAATGCGAGCGACACTATTCGGGTTGCGGTTCAGGATCAGGAGAAGGTAATCCCCCTGTTTCACGGTGTAATTACGAATATCTCCGTACAAGCTGCGCGTGGCGTAAGAAGCATTGCCATTGAAGCCCATAGCTTATCCATCCTTATGGACATTCGCAAGGAAACTGGATCGATCCAAAACAAAGAGCTATCTTATAAAAGTTTGTTTCATCGGATTATAGCCAACTATCCTGATTCCGATGTCATTGACGAAGCATCGCTAGGCGAAAAAACGGGTGGATTGTTGGTTCAATATCAAGAAACCGACTGGGCGTTTATGAGGAGATTAGCTTCGCATTTCCACGCTCCTCTTATTCCTGTTAGCTCTCGAACTGGGATCAAGCTGTATGTTGGATTGCCAGACGCTGTTCATCCCCAAAAGTTAGATGAATACAACTACGCCATCAATAAAGATTTAAGAGATTACAAGCTGAAGTCCGAGAACGGTGTCAAGGATATTTCAGAGCAAAATAGCATTAGTTACACGGTTACAAGCCACAAGGTGTTCGAGTTGGGCCAGGCGGTTACCTTCCAGAAGCGGACATTGTATGTCAGCCACGTGGAGACGAAGCTGGAGAACGGTATACTGAGCAGCTTGTATGACCTAAAGGATGCCAAAGGGCTGCGCTGCCGAACGGAATATCCTTATGCACTAGCGGGAACATCGTTATTTGGAACGATCCTTGATGTGGCAAAGGATAAGGTCAGGGTGAAGCTGCATATTGATCAGGATCAGCCTGTGAATGAAGCCATGTGGTTTCCTTATTCCACGGTTTATTCATCCCCGGATGGGAGCGGCTGGTACTGCATGCCGGAAAAAGGGGATGAGGTGCGGCTTTATTTTCCGGATGAACAAGAGAAAAACGCTTTTGCCGCGAGCTCGGTAGATACTGACTCTTCTAATCCAGAGAAACGAAGCGACCCGTCAGTGAAGAGCATCAGTACCAAATATGGCAAAGAAATTGTGTTTAAACCCGGAGCGGTTGAAATTATTGGCGGTGGCCAATTGCTGATGAAACTCACCGACGATGGGGGGATCGAAATTAACAGCGACAAGAAGATTTCCCTGTCGGCCATGGAGGATATCGAAATTAACGGCGGTGCCAAGATTCTTATCCAAGGGGAGTCAGGCATTGAATTCGTGCAAGGGAATGCTTCGCTTAAAGTGGAAGATGAGGTAACGCTTAGCGGGGGCAGGGTGAATATCGAATGA
- a CDS encoding DNA and RNA helicase, with product MFNHIAPKFEKGRILKTAMLENLRDFPREFVDVYYHEYTDGIISGAHVEVGADSLIVHPGIVKHQGRLYLLKDAVSIKYRATGREAALKVRFHAGDEDSDWRTYRSEIVIDEQLEVADSELELCRFKLKEGARLRQDYQGFRDLATEFNTVNVLHVRYAAYGKSTLSPVILRCFAEEMTRKGSGDPQDFMFAMMCMNEGTLARDVILHYMTSRLGMSSREYTNVEIHKYLSRILDGVRGGGGGRLGMTPGGSQRVIVD from the coding sequence ATGTTTAACCATATCGCACCGAAGTTTGAGAAGGGCCGGATTCTAAAGACGGCGATGCTGGAAAATCTGCGGGATTTCCCCCGCGAATTTGTGGATGTCTACTATCACGAATATACGGACGGCATTATTTCGGGTGCCCATGTTGAGGTCGGAGCAGACTCCTTGATCGTCCATCCCGGCATCGTCAAGCATCAAGGGCGGCTATATTTGCTAAAAGATGCTGTAAGCATCAAGTACCGCGCCACGGGACGGGAGGCTGCGTTGAAGGTTCGTTTTCATGCTGGTGACGAGGACAGCGACTGGCGGACGTATCGCAGCGAGATCGTGATTGATGAGCAGCTGGAGGTGGCTGATTCCGAACTGGAATTATGCCGCTTCAAGCTCAAGGAAGGCGCGCGGCTGCGCCAGGACTACCAGGGCTTCCGGGATCTGGCGACTGAATTTAATACCGTGAATGTCCTGCATGTCCGCTACGCGGCTTACGGCAAAAGCACCTTGTCCCCGGTTATCCTGCGCTGCTTCGCAGAGGAAATGACGCGCAAGGGAAGCGGCGATCCGCAGGACTTCATGTTTGCGATGATGTGCATGAACGAGGGAACCCTCGCTCGGGACGTCATTTTGCACTATATGACCAGCCGTCTCGGGATGAGCAGCAGGGAGTACACGAATGTGGAAATCCACAAGTATCTGAGCCGCATCTTGGACGGTGTCCGCGGCGGCGGTGGCGGCAGGCTGGGCATGACCCCGGGCGGTAGCCAGCGGGTGATTGTGGATTAG
- a CDS encoding contractile injection system protein, VgrG/Pvc8 family yields MIGFENISVTSPYRIKVVQDIQMEWKPNEHGRLFIRGLLDEQEQVNAVLKASTDDQVQVFDGETKIFSGLIANVQTKHHNGIYSIELEVISGTSRLDAQKRRRSFQNKNMTYGELVKSVLKAYAGYDVIQLVGENEPIGEPIIQYDETDWEFLKRMASHLQSVVFSDIYEAKPRMYIGVPNRNSIQLPDDLPYTASKDLLAYQEAKSGYASVHHTDFFTYEIQSGIRYAIGDEVLFRDKPMVISEMKAAMDQGQLIYNYRLSRRDGIRQNRIHNSKLVGVSMNGKVLDVQGQQVKLHLEIDQEQSPASAYWFPFAPPTGSVMYSMPQKGTSASLYFPDDAGSKAKVIGCVRTNGEDCSKTGDPNNRYFGTEHGSELEITPTAINVVSGSKEPLMISFDDTAGVILTSHRKLTMNAGEDISLYTPKRVVFRTPNMILAKKLSKLSGFTVESEYHLLGSQVKLDGADRTSYPKYNDEIQTYTPPKEEEKKFSWGKLFKNVVAGLAVVAAVTAVAVLCVATLGAGAVVIGAVAAGAAIAGTAAVASMAVSDIIRGEVSDMKDYMQTAYRESVIGAVSGAVFGPFGAMATIGGKMAFGATTNTFESIMRQSMEGNGFSFGTLLMDAGIGGITAGLFDARVLKGIGNAGKKGFQKANELVQNAVGASTAWLKQGVKSVEEGFKESLKDLAEAGSQFAQMFAVRQPALAYGIPSPNVSFFEKWMPDQVPKRTEVQINFEQAMKEIKEEAEKKIGGAADPDKIVVDEYGKLKKDKSIKGQAHHLNQDAAFRSVIPKNKGLAIKLEGNAFKDVGTPHFNAHKSLEEFWSQFRKGGTRYKEKPTCGEYTKALYQSLQDAGLSKENAFYAVREAIKQRRAFGLTADMPVPRIPGPMNSLKKYLFK; encoded by the coding sequence ATGATAGGTTTTGAAAACATAAGCGTAACATCACCATACCGAATCAAGGTAGTTCAAGACATTCAAATGGAATGGAAGCCGAACGAGCATGGGCGATTATTCATTCGTGGCCTTCTCGATGAGCAAGAGCAGGTTAACGCCGTACTCAAAGCGTCGACGGATGACCAGGTTCAGGTATTTGACGGGGAAACCAAGATCTTTAGCGGACTCATTGCCAACGTACAAACCAAGCATCACAACGGGATTTACAGTATAGAGCTGGAAGTCATTTCCGGCACAAGTCGGCTGGATGCCCAGAAGAGACGCCGATCCTTCCAAAATAAAAACATGACCTACGGCGAACTCGTCAAAAGCGTATTGAAAGCTTATGCCGGGTACGATGTAATTCAACTAGTGGGTGAAAATGAGCCTATTGGCGAGCCGATCATCCAGTATGACGAGACGGACTGGGAGTTCCTCAAACGGATGGCCAGTCATTTGCAAAGCGTGGTGTTCAGTGATATTTACGAAGCCAAACCACGGATGTACATCGGCGTGCCAAACAGGAATAGCATCCAGCTTCCCGATGATTTGCCGTATACGGCAAGCAAAGATTTACTAGCGTATCAAGAGGCTAAGTCAGGATATGCCTCGGTGCATCATACCGATTTTTTTACATACGAGATTCAAAGCGGCATACGTTACGCCATCGGCGATGAGGTTCTGTTCCGAGATAAACCGATGGTGATTAGTGAAATGAAAGCCGCCATGGATCAGGGCCAACTGATCTATAATTACCGTTTATCGAGAAGAGATGGCATACGTCAAAATCGGATACATAATTCCAAGTTAGTCGGTGTCTCGATGAACGGGAAGGTGTTAGATGTCCAAGGTCAGCAGGTTAAGCTGCATTTGGAGATTGATCAGGAGCAGTCGCCCGCATCGGCCTATTGGTTTCCCTTTGCCCCGCCTACGGGCAGTGTCATGTATTCGATGCCCCAGAAGGGAACGAGTGCAAGCCTGTACTTTCCAGATGATGCAGGAAGCAAGGCCAAGGTCATTGGCTGTGTCCGGACGAACGGAGAGGATTGCAGCAAGACAGGCGATCCCAATAACAGATACTTTGGCACAGAGCACGGTAGCGAGCTAGAAATTACGCCGACAGCGATTAATGTGGTCAGTGGTTCCAAAGAGCCGCTCATGATTAGTTTTGATGATACGGCAGGCGTCATCCTGACAAGCCACCGGAAGCTGACGATGAACGCGGGTGAGGATATTTCACTGTACACTCCGAAACGTGTGGTATTCCGCACCCCGAACATGATCCTGGCCAAGAAATTAAGCAAGCTGAGCGGATTTACGGTTGAAAGTGAGTATCACCTACTCGGAAGCCAGGTCAAGCTGGACGGTGCCGACCGGACTAGCTATCCGAAGTATAACGATGAGATCCAGACTTATACGCCGCCGAAGGAAGAAGAGAAGAAGTTTAGCTGGGGCAAGCTCTTTAAGAATGTGGTGGCGGGACTGGCTGTGGTGGCAGCGGTCACGGCGGTAGCTGTGCTGTGTGTGGCCACTTTAGGAGCTGGAGCCGTTGTCATTGGAGCCGTGGCTGCCGGGGCTGCAATAGCCGGAACCGCTGCCGTGGCCAGTATGGCCGTTTCGGATATCATCAGAGGCGAAGTCAGTGATATGAAGGATTATATGCAGACGGCCTATAGAGAATCCGTCATTGGGGCTGTATCCGGAGCTGTTTTTGGCCCGTTTGGAGCTATGGCGACCATTGGTGGAAAAATGGCCTTCGGCGCAACAACGAATACTTTTGAAAGTATTATGCGCCAGAGTATGGAGGGTAATGGATTTAGTTTTGGTACATTACTCATGGACGCAGGGATTGGTGGCATAACCGCTGGATTATTCGATGCGAGAGTTCTGAAAGGTATCGGGAATGCAGGGAAAAAAGGATTCCAGAAAGCAAATGAGCTCGTCCAAAATGCAGTGGGTGCTTCTACAGCATGGCTAAAACAAGGAGTTAAGAGCGTAGAAGAAGGCTTTAAAGAGAGCCTAAAGGACTTAGCGGAAGCAGGCAGTCAATTTGCTCAAATGTTTGCGGTGAGACAGCCAGCACTGGCATATGGTATCCCGTCGCCAAATGTTAGCTTCTTCGAGAAATGGATGCCTGATCAAGTTCCTAAACGAACTGAAGTGCAGATAAATTTTGAACAGGCTATGAAGGAGATTAAGGAGGAGGCGGAGAAGAAAATAGGAGGGGCTGCTGATCCTGATAAGATAGTTGTTGATGAATATGGTAAGCTTAAAAAAGATAAATCAATAAAAGGACAGGCTCATCATTTAAATCAAGATGCAGCATTTAGAAGTGTAATTCCTAAAAATAAAGGATTGGCGATTAAATTAGAAGGAAATGCTTTTAAAGATGTAGGAACCCCGCATTTTAATGCACACAAATCATTAGAGGAATTTTGGTCTCAATTTCGTAAAGGCGGTACTAGGTATAAAGAGAAACCTACTTGTGGTGAATATACAAAAGCTCTTTATCAATCTCTTCAAGATGCAGGGTTATCGAAAGAAAATGCATTTTACGCTGTTAGGGAAGCCATAAAACAAAGAAGAGCTTTTGGATTAACGGCTGATATGCCAGTACCAAGGATACCAGGGCCAATGAATAGTTTGAAAAAGTATTTATTTAAATAA
- a CDS encoding IS256 family transposase, protein MGLWTKQQLRDFIKENNLVTAQDAQNALKNLFAETIQEMLEAEMETHLGYAKHDITAKATSNSRNGKSKKTVVSEYGEQEIIVPRDRLGEFEPLVVKKHQSNVTGIEEQIIALYAKGVSTREIQDHLQQLYGIEVSPTLISNVTNKVIPMVKEWQNRPLQSVYAVVFLDAIHFKVKQDGAMVNKAAYMVIGIDLDGNKDVLGMWIGENESAKFWLNVLNELKNRGVQDILITCVDNLTGFSQAISACYPATEIQKCIIHQIRNSTRYVSYKDLKKVTADLKPIYKAATEEAALVELDRFEEEWGKKYPLIVRSWRNNWSELATFFKYPPEIRKLIYTTNMIESYHRQLRKVTKGKSIFPSDEALLKMLYLSTMDVVRKWTGRVQNWGQMLLQFSVFFPDRVGQHLR, encoded by the coding sequence ATGGGACTTTGGACGAAACAACAGTTGCGCGACTTCATTAAAGAGAATAATCTGGTAACGGCACAGGATGCTCAAAACGCATTAAAGAACCTGTTTGCAGAAACAATCCAGGAGATGCTCGAAGCGGAGATGGAAACACATCTAGGCTATGCCAAGCACGACATCACGGCGAAAGCGACGTCAAACAGCCGTAATGGCAAAAGCAAGAAAACTGTCGTCAGTGAGTATGGTGAGCAAGAAATAATCGTACCCCGTGATCGCTTGGGCGAGTTTGAACCGCTTGTGGTGAAGAAGCATCAGTCCAATGTCACAGGCATTGAGGAACAGATCATTGCGCTTTACGCGAAGGGCGTCAGCACGCGTGAAATTCAAGATCATCTACAGCAGTTGTATGGCATCGAAGTCTCCCCGACACTGATCTCGAACGTGACGAACAAGGTTATCCCTATGGTTAAGGAATGGCAAAATCGGCCGCTACAGAGCGTATATGCCGTTGTCTTTCTCGACGCCATTCATTTCAAAGTGAAGCAAGACGGAGCTATGGTCAACAAGGCGGCTTACATGGTCATCGGCATCGATCTGGACGGGAATAAAGACGTCCTAGGCATGTGGATTGGCGAAAACGAGTCGGCCAAGTTCTGGCTCAATGTCTTGAACGAGTTAAAAAACCGCGGCGTACAAGACATTCTCATTACGTGTGTCGATAATCTAACCGGTTTCTCGCAAGCGATAAGCGCTTGTTATCCCGCTACAGAGATTCAGAAGTGCATCATCCATCAAATCCGTAATTCAACGCGCTACGTGTCCTACAAGGACTTGAAGAAGGTGACTGCCGATCTGAAGCCGATCTACAAAGCAGCAACCGAAGAAGCGGCGCTTGTGGAGCTAGATCGCTTTGAGGAGGAGTGGGGCAAAAAGTATCCTCTGATCGTCCGTTCTTGGCGCAACAACTGGAGCGAGCTCGCTACATTCTTCAAGTACCCGCCGGAAATTCGCAAGTTGATCTACACCACGAACATGATCGAGAGTTATCACCGTCAACTGCGCAAAGTGACGAAAGGCAAAAGCATCTTTCCGAGCGACGAGGCTCTCCTTAAAATGCTGTATTTATCCACAATGGACGTTGTACGGAAATGGACGGGCCGTGTTCAGAACTGGGGACAAATGCTGCTACAGTTTTCGGTTTTCTTCCCTGATCGCGTGGGTCAGCACTTGAGGTAG
- a CDS encoding imm11 family protein: MASRKPNQKKSWPSSERRRDVMDYFVMQQDERYTDTPVLQNIRQKIDIRHMNRLRSHQIADTTIFQVKASTDTEYLDLLSNQLYLMSEKLKKLIAMYEPECIFKHIPLMDQFNKKQSLYFLPFFEEVEALSPSSEFNADRSVIKKLVLQGEKVAKKRIFRVQESEQPLIIVRLDVAESILRRDMIGVSLKKVLVE; encoded by the coding sequence ATGGCCAGCCGGAAGCCGAACCAGAAGAAATCATGGCCGAGCAGTGAACGGAGGAGGGATGTCATGGATTACTTTGTGATGCAGCAGGATGAACGCTATACCGACACGCCAGTCTTACAAAATATTCGGCAAAAAATCGATATTCGGCATATGAATCGCTTACGTTCTCATCAAATTGCAGATACGACGATTTTTCAGGTTAAGGCATCTACCGATACAGAGTACTTGGATCTATTAAGCAATCAGCTTTACTTGATGTCCGAGAAGTTGAAGAAATTGATCGCCATGTACGAGCCGGAATGTATTTTTAAGCATATTCCTCTGATGGATCAATTTAATAAGAAGCAAAGTCTTTACTTCCTACCTTTTTTTGAGGAAGTCGAAGCTCTAAGTCCAAGCAGTGAGTTTAATGCGGATCGAAGCGTCATTAAGAAGCTGGTGCTTCAAGGGGAGAAGGTGGCGAAGAAACGAATTTTCCGCGTGCAGGAAAGCGAGCAACCTCTAATCATTGTCCGCTTAGATGTAGCTGAGAGCATACTCCGCCGAGATATGATCGGGGTTAGCTTAAAGAAAGTTCTCGTGGAGTGA